The genomic interval GGACGGCGTGCTGGAAGCTGTGACCAGCACTGCTAACCCCATGTACACCGTGAGCGGCGAGATCCGCCAGCTTCAGAAGCACGAAGTGGGTGCAGGCTACGCCAACGCTTACGCCGCAGTCGAGAAGGCTGCCAGCACCGCCGGCACCCGCACCACCGTGGAAACCTCGCCGCTGACCAGCTGGACCGGCACGGTTGGCACTGCTGTGGACGGTACGCCGATCGCCGCCGAGCACAACCACACCGTGTCTGTGCCGACCGGCGCCTCCGCTGTCAGGATCAAGACCGACTGGGGCAACCCCGCCTACGATCTGGACCTGTACGTCTACGACATCACCGGGAAGCTGATCGCTTCGAGCGCCCAGGGTGCGAGCGTCGCCGAGGAAGTCGTGATCCCCAACCCCGCCGCCGGCAGCTACCGCGTGCAGCTCAAGGGCTGGCTGAACGCCCAGACCAGCTACAAGGGCACGGCCGAAATCGACAAGATCGTTCCCGTTCAGTAAACCACTGATTCAGTAAACCACTGAAACCTCGAGGAAGGGCAGCCTGCAGGCTGCCCTTCCTCGGTTCACCCGGTTATCTGACTCGTTTCAGGGCGGAGAAGTGTGCTTGACCTTCCGCGCTGGGGTCTTACGAGCATGTGTGTTCTCGTCCTGAGGCACTCATGGCTTTCACGGTGATGGGGCGCATGTGTGTCACTCAAGTTGCGCATGGCGGCTTCAATGGTGGGAGGCGTGGCTGCCTGGACCACGCCTCCGCTGGTGGTAGTGAGGGCCAGCAGGGCCAGGTGGCGCGTGGGTGCGGGTGCAGGTGCGCTTCGGCATGCATCCAGCGGTAGAGGATGGGCAGGTCTTCGGGACGGCGGTCATGTGCGGTGAGGGCAACCATTCGCTTCAGCATGCCGCGGGTCCGGGCACCGGGCGTCGGCATTCCGGCGTAGGGTGCTACGCGCCTCACTTCACGAAGATGGGCATGACGAGGCCAGGGTGAGATGGCTTTTCCGCTGCGGGACCAGACCATCCTCCTGGCTGATCAGCACGATTTGCTGCTGGCCTGCCTTCCTGAACGCGGTCAATCCATCCTCCATCGACCTGTATACTAATGGACAATAATATGTCCAGAACTGGACTATGCTGATCTTGGAGGAACCCGCCATGACCACCCACCCCTGGCCCGAGCACACCTTCACTGTCCTCACCGGACTGCAGGATTCCGAGGCCGTACTGACCCCCCTCCTGCTGCGTGGTCAACCTCTCCCCACCTCCGTGCCTACCCTCAAGGAACTCACCCAGCGCGTGAGTCGCCTGATGGCCACCAACCACGAAACGACCGCGCGCGTGCTGGGCGTCAGCCGCAGCACCGCCTCCAAGAACGAACCTGTCAACCCGGACGTCCTCGACCGCATTCACAGCCTGAGCCAGAACCTCGACCGTGCCCAGGCCGTCTTTGGTGACGACGCCGTGGGATGGTTCACCGCGCCTAACCCAGCCCTGGGCAACCTGAGTCCGCTGGAACTTCATCAGACCCGCTACGGCGAGCGTCACGTCACGGAATTCATTACCGGCATGCTCGACGGGACCTTTCTTTGATCGCCTACCGCCTGGTGCACCGCCTGGCTCTCCAGCAACGCCCCAACCCGCTGACCAGTAGCGGAGCCAAGGGTCGCTGGAACACCAGCGGCGTGTATGTCACGTACCTGGCGGAACACGCGGCGCTCGCCGCCTTGGAACTGCTCAATTACGCCGGGGTGTACCGCAACATGAGCGGGTACCGGCTGTACCGCGTGGAGGTGGATGACGCCCTGATTCAGGACGCTGACGCCAGCGTGGACGTGCGGGTTCACGAGCAGACGCAAGCGTACGGCGATGCATGGGTCCAGAGCGGGCGCAGTCTGGGTCTGCGCGTGGCAAGCATTACCGGACCGGAGAGCTTCAACCTGCTGCTCAATCAGCGGCATGAGGCGTTCCCGACGTTGCAGGCGGTGGACCTGGGAGAGTACTCCTTTGATTCACGGGTGACCGCATTGCTCACGCCACCCACCTGATTGCGCATTCCTGCGTCGCTGGCGCCCTTACGCCATAGACACAGCAAGCCATGGTGCAGGTGCAGCTGCACCACGTCCAATCTGTCCGGAACGCGGCCAGGATTGCAGGTTTCCTTCTGTGGGTGCAGACTGGGAGGCATGAGCCGGACGCAGGGATGGTGGGGCATGTTGATCGCCGGTGCGTTGATTGGTGTGGGGCTGAGCCTGGCCGAGGAGATGCTCGCACTTGCTGCTCTCCTGGCTCTACTGATTGGCTTAGGCGTGCTGAGCTGGATACGTTCAGAACAGCCATGAGCCGCGGCAGAGGCTAGTGAGGAGATGGTCTGTCCTTTGTGAGGGGTCTGGCGACGGATATCGGGTAACGGATATGGAACAGAGTCCTTTGGGGACCGTCCTTCACTTCGGACTTGCCCCCCGGACCGTGTGCGAGGTTGCGGCCACCATTCACTCCCCACGCTCTTAAGCTGTTTGTGTGTATTCCCCTGCTGACCTGCTCGACGAGGCCCGGAAGACGAACTCCAGCGCCCTGGTCCTCCTGAACGATCACCAGGTGATGCTGGACGAGGTGTTCGACGGCCAGGGGGATCGACCGATCGAGACCATGAGCGTCACCAAAGCGGTCCTTAGCCTGCTGGTGGGCCGTGCGGTCACCCTCGGACTCCTGCCGGGTGCGGACCTGCCCATCCATGAGCTGTTCCCCGAATGGCGGCAGGGGCGCAAGCAGGCCATCACCCTGCGGCACCTGATGACGCACACCAGCGGCCTGCAGAACGCCCTGAACGCTGGCGAGGAACTCTATCCCAGCCCGGACTTTGTGCAGCTGGCCCTGTGCGCTGAACTGGACCATGAGCCGGGAAGGCGTTTGGCGTACAACAACAAAGCCGTGAACCTGATCTGCGGCGTGCTGGAGCGGGCTACCGGAATGAAGGCAGATGACTTCGCCCGCGCTGAGCTGTTCGGGCCCTTGGGGATCGAGGACTGGTCGTGGCAGCGTGACGCGGCGGGCACCCCGCACGGCATGGCAGGTCTCGGGCTTCGCGCCAGTGATCTCGCGCGCCTGGGTCAGCTGGCCTTACAGGGCGGAGAGAAGCTGATCTCCCAGGAGTGGCTGGAGGAAAGCACCCGGCCGGCCACACCGGTCACGGGGCAGATCGGACTGCTGTGGTGGGTGCTGTACGAGTGGACGCGCTACACCGTCAACGAATCACACGTGGAAGCCTTAGCTGAAGCGGGCATGGAAGCAACTCAGTTGGCGGCGCTGCGCCGCTGTGTCTGTGAGGATGTCGGTTCGGCCGACCTGCTGCGGTTGACCGCGCAGGAGGCTTTGACGCCTCCCAGGTTCCTTCGGGGGTGTCGTGGGTGACGGTCTCGCGTGGCCCGCAGGTGGGCTTCCGTCACGACGGGTTCCGTGGGCAGCACCTGGTGATCGACTCCCGTCGGAATGTGGTGGAGGTGCGGCTGATCGCGTGGGATCACCCCCGCGTGGAGGCACCGCAAAGTACCTTTGATGCTTTCCCGGACCGGGTGATGTCCCTGGCCGGTGCGGGATAAATCATGGTGTGGGGACAACCTTCCCTCTGCCGGATCAGGGACTGAGGCCCTCAATGGATGTGTACGCGCTGGACTTCACCCGTCTCGCTTCAGCGCCACGGTAGATGTGGCACTTCGAGCGGAAGAGTCAGGCAGAGGTGATGAGGGGGAGGCTTCCAGAGAAACCTCAAAGAGTGAAATGACCCTGCTGAGCCTGGAGCAACTCGACGCCGGGCAAGGCGGTCACGAAGTCTGCTCCGAAGGCCTGCGTAGGCGTCCACGCTCCCGTGGGCGCGTCTCCTGTCAACACACGTTTCACGGCGGCCAGCGCCGTTTCCACGGTGAATCTGTAGCCGTCGGGCCCCAGCAGCTTCGCGGTCGCTCGCCGTCCTACCGGGTCGGTTGCCTCCCCCCACACGATGGTGCAGCCCTGATTCATCGCGGCGGCCGTCGGCCCCCTTACCCTGCTGGCCCGCTCACGTAGCAACTTCTGCACTGCCCTCAGACGCAGGAGCGGTGCCGCGAATTGACTGCCCCGCATCACGAACGCCCCGGCGGGAGGAAGCGCCATGTAGGTCTCGACCGTGGGAATACCCGTGGAGTAGTAAGCCGTGGCCAGGTCCCCCCAAGGAATGCTGACCGCGACGTACCGCACCTGGTCATGCTCGACCCGCCAGGTCCGGACTCCCACGGGTTCGCGAACAAGCAGGCCTCCCTGACGGCTCCGCCCGCCTTCGGGGGCGCCCTCCAGCATGGTGAGGGCGGTTCCGCGGCTGATGGTGCCCCCGCGGAAGGCGAGCCTCAGCCGAGTGGCAGAGGGCAAACCGTGGACCAGATGAGCCGCAACGCTGTCCGTGGGGACTACATCAAAGCCGACCCCGGAAACAGCGGTAATGCCGGCCTGTCGTGCTCGTGGTCCCTGCCGTTGCAGAGCTTCGAGCACCTGGTATTCGCCTGTGATGTCCAGGTAGTGCGTCCGGCTCGCCAGACAGCTCTCGAGCATGGGCGAGAACGTCCTGGAAAACGGCCCCGCGCAGTGAAGTACCAGGTCCAGGTCCTCCAGGTTCCGGTGTACCTCGGAGGGGTTCTTGAGGGTGAACACCCGGCTTTCCAACTCAAGGGTCGCAGCCAGGTCCCGAACCGGTTCGTCGGAGCGTCCGGCCAGCACTGGCGTCAGTCCGCGCCGTCTCGCCTCCTGCGCGATCAATCGACCCGTGAAGCCGTTCGCGCCGTAGATCATCCAGCGGGAGTTGAGGGTCATTCTGCATGATAGGCCGTGCCATCCCTCGTCGAACGCTCTCGTGGCATCCT from Deinococcus malanensis carries:
- a CDS encoding serine hydrolase domain-containing protein, whose product is MYSPADLLDEARKTNSSALVLLNDHQVMLDEVFDGQGDRPIETMSVTKAVLSLLVGRAVTLGLLPGADLPIHELFPEWRQGRKQAITLRHLMTHTSGLQNALNAGEELYPSPDFVQLALCAELDHEPGRRLAYNNKAVNLICGVLERATGMKADDFARAELFGPLGIEDWSWQRDAAGTPHGMAGLGLRASDLARLGQLALQGGEKLISQEWLEESTRPATPVTGQIGLLWWVLYEWTRYTVNESHVEALAEAGMEATQLAALRRCVCEDVGSADLLRLTAQEALTPPRFLRGCRG
- a CDS encoding S8 family serine peptidase is translated as VRIISNSWGTSGSHFAPYNPISIASKRAYDFGMIVNFAAGNSGPNNDTLNPYSASPCVISVGAGHAKNTMNVANPRLRKGVPGELASFSSRGIPGDQFHFPDIVLPGVNIVAARATSGPIVEPYLGKDGLSPEPMYSSISGTSMATPHMSGLTALMLEVNPSLNLDGVLEAVTSTANPMYTVSGEIRQLQKHEVGAGYANAYAAVEKAASTAGTRTTVETSPLTSWTGTVGTAVDGTPIAAEHNHTVSVPTGASAVRIKTDWGNPAYDLDLYVYDITGKLIASSAQGASVAEEVVIPNPAAGSYRVQLKGWLNAQTSYKGTAEIDKIVPVQ
- a CDS encoding saccharopine dehydrogenase family protein — its product is MTLNSRWMIYGANGFTGRLIAQEARRRGLTPVLAGRSDEPVRDLAATLELESRVFTLKNPSEVHRNLEDLDLVLHCAGPFSRTFSPMLESCLASRTHYLDITGEYQVLEALQRQGPRARQAGITAVSGVGFDVVPTDSVAAHLVHGLPSATRLRLAFRGGTISRGTALTMLEGAPEGGRSRQGGLLVREPVGVRTWRVEHDQVRYVAVSIPWGDLATAYYSTGIPTVETYMALPPAGAFVMRGSQFAAPLLRLRAVQKLLRERASRVRGPTAAAMNQGCTIVWGEATDPVGRRATAKLLGPDGYRFTVETALAAVKRVLTGDAPTGAWTPTQAFGADFVTALPGVELLQAQQGHFTL
- a CDS encoding antitoxin Xre/MbcA/ParS toxin-binding domain-containing protein, with product MTTHPWPEHTFTVLTGLQDSEAVLTPLLLRGQPLPTSVPTLKELTQRVSRLMATNHETTARVLGVSRSTASKNEPVNPDVLDRIHSLSQNLDRAQAVFGDDAVGWFTAPNPALGNLSPLELHQTRYGERHVTEFITGMLDGTFL
- a CDS encoding RES family NAD+ phosphorylase, whose protein sequence is MIAYRLVHRLALQQRPNPLTSSGAKGRWNTSGVYVTYLAEHAALAALELLNYAGVYRNMSGYRLYRVEVDDALIQDADASVDVRVHEQTQAYGDAWVQSGRSLGLRVASITGPESFNLLLNQRHEAFPTLQAVDLGEYSFDSRVTALLTPPT